Proteins found in one Mustela lutreola isolate mMusLut2 chromosome 12, mMusLut2.pri, whole genome shotgun sequence genomic segment:
- the RANBP6 gene encoding ran-binding protein 6 isoform X1 has translation MAAAGAAGLPATVSGKQEFYQLLKNLINPSCMVRRQAEEVYENIPGLCKTTFLLDAVRNRRAGYEVRQMAAALLRRLLSSGFEEVYPNLPSDVQRDVKIELILAVKLETHASMRKKLCDIFAVLARNLIDEDGTNHWPEGLKFLIDSIYSKNVVLWEVALHVFWHFPGIFGNQERHDLDIIKRLLDQCIQDQEHPAIRTLSARAAAAFVLANENNIALFKDFADLLPGILQAVNDSCYQDDDSVLESLVEIADTVPKYLGPYLEDTLQLSLKLCGDSRLSNLQRQLALEIIVTLSETATPMLKKHTNIIAQAVPHILAMMVDLQDDEDWVNADEMEEDDFDSNAVAAESALDRLACGLGGKLVLPMTKEHIMQMLQSPDWKYRHAGLMALSAIGEGCHQQMESILDETVNSVLLFLQDPHPRVRAAACSTLGQMATDFAPNFQKKFHETVIAALLRTMENQGNQRVQSHAASALIIFIEDCPKALLVLYLDNMVRNLHSILVIKLQELIRNGTKLALEQLVTTIASVADTIEEKFVPYYDIFMPSLKHIVELAVQKELKLLKGKTIECISHVGLAVGKEKFMQDASNVMQLLLKTQSDLSNMEDDDPQTSYMVSAWARMCKILGNDFQQYLPLVIEPLIKTASAKPDVALLDTQDVENMSDDDGWQFVNLGDQQSFGIKTSGLEAKATACQMLVYYAKELREGFVEYTEQVVKLMVPLLKFYFHDNVRVAAAESMPYLLECARIHGPEYLAQIWQFICDPLIKAIGTEPDTDVLSEIMNSFAKSIEVMGDGCLNDEHLEELGEILKTKLEGHFKNQELRQVKRQEENYDQQVEMSLQDEDECDVYILTKVSDILHSLFSTYKEKILPWFEQLLPLIVNLICSSRPWPDRQWGLCIFDDIIEHCSPTSFKYVEYFRWPMLLNMRDNNPEVRQAAAYGLGVMAQFGGDDYRSLCSEAVPLLVKVIKCANSKTKKNVIATENCISAVGKILRFKPNCVNVDEVLPHWLSWLPLHEDKEEAIQTLSFLCDLIESNHPVVLGPNNSNLPKIISIIAEGKINETINYEDPCAKRLANVVRQVQTSEELWLECISQLDDVQQEALQELLNFA, from the coding sequence ATGGCGGCGGCCGGGGCTGCAGGGTTGCCGGCTACTGTGTCGGGAAAGCAAGAGTTTTACCAGCTTCTGAAGAACCTGATCAATCCAAGCTGTATGGTGCggagacaggcagaggaagtCTATGAAAATATCCCAGGTCTGTGTAAGACTACGTTCCTCTTAGATGCTGTCAGAAATAGAAGAGCAGGTTATGAGGTGAGACAAATGGCTGCCGCACTGCTACGACGGCTTTTGTCCTCTGGGTTTGAGGAAGTCTATCCAAATCTGCCTTCTGATGTTCAGAGGGACGTCAAGATTGAACTGATACTGGCTGTTAAGTTAGAAACACATGCTAGCATGAGGAAAAAACTTTGTGATATTTTTGCCGTGCTGGCCAGGAATTTGATAGATGAGGATGGCACTAACCACTGGCCCGAAGGTCTGAAGTTCCTTATTGATTCAATCTACTCTAAAAATGTAGTTCTATGGGAAGTTGCACTTCATGTTTTCTGGCACTTTCCTGGGATTTTTGGGAACCAAGAGCGGCATGATTTGGATATCATCAAACGGTTGTTGGACCAGTGCATTCAAGATCAAGAACATCCCGCAATCAGGACATTGTCTGCTAGAGCTGCAGCTGCATTTGTACTTGCTAATGAGAATAATATTGCTCTTTTCAAAGACTTTGCAGACTTGCTTCCTGGAATCTTACAGGCTGTGAATGACTCGTGCTATCAGGATGATGATTCAGTGCTAGAATCCCTTGTTGAGATTGCAGATACTGTACCTAAATATCTGGGTCCTTATTTAGAAGATACTCTGCAGTTGAGTCTGAAGTTATGTGGAGACTCTAGACTTAGTAATCTGCAACGCCAGCTGGCCCTTGAAATAATAGTGACCTTGTCTGAAACTGCAACCCCAATGTtgaaaaaacatacaaatataatTGCACAGGCAGTTCCTCATATATTAGCAATGATGGTTGATCTACAAGATGATGAGGACTGGGTAAATGCTGATGAAATGGAAGAAGATGATTTTGACAGCAATGCAGTTGCTGCTGAGAGTGCCCTAGACAGACTGGCTTGTGGGCTTGGTGGAAAACTTGTTTTACCAATGACTAAGGAGCACATCATGCAGATGCTTCAGAGCCCTGACTGGAAATACCGACATGCTGGATTAATGGCCTTATCTGCCATTGGAGAAGGATGCCATCagcaaatggaatcaattctaGATGAAACAGTTaactctgttttgctttttcttcaggaTCCTCACCCAAGAGTGAGGGCTGCAGCCTGTTCTACGCTTGGACAGATGGCTACAGATTTTGCACCTAACTTCCAAAAGAAATTCCATGAAACAGTGATTGCAGCTCTGTTGCGTACCATGGAAAATCAAGGTAATCAGCGTGTGCAATCACATGCGGCTTCTgcacttattatttttattgaagactGCCCCAAAGCATTGCTTGTTCTATATTTGGATAATATGGTGAGAAATCTACATTCTATCTTGGTGATTAAACTTCAAGAGTTGATTCGGAATGGAACTAAACTGGCCTTGGAACAGCTTGTGACGACCATTGCCTCAGTTGCAGatacaatagaagaaaaatttgttCCGTATTATGATATATTTATGCCATCACTAAAGCATATTGTTGAGCTTGCTGTTCAAAAGGAACTTAAGCTTCTGAAAGGAAAAACTATTGAATGCATTAGCCATGTTGGTCTTGCTGTTGGGAAGGAAAAATTTATGCAAGATGCATCAAATGTGATGCAGCTATTATTAAAGACACAATCTGACTTAAGTAATATGGAAGATGATGACCCTCAGACATCTTACATGGTTTCAGCATGGGCTAGAATGTGTAAAATTCTTGGAAATGATTTTCAGCAGTACCTTCCTCTAGTTATTGAGCCTCTTATTAAGACTGCTTCAGCTAAACCTGATGTTGCTCTCTTAGACACACAAGATGTGGAAAATATGAGTGATGATGATGGATGGCAATTTGTAAATCTTGGAGACCAACAAAGTTTTGGAATTAAAACCTCAGGACTCGAAGCAAAAGCAACTGCTTGCCAGATGTTGGTTTACTATGCTAAGGAGTTAAGGGAAGGATTTGTGGAATATACAGAACAAGTTGTAAAGCTTATGGTTCctttattgaaattttatttccatgacaATGTTCGAGTGGCAGCAGCAGAGTCTATGCCTTATCTCCTGGAATGTGCAAGAATTCATGGCCCAGAGTATCTTGCCCAGATATGGCAATTCATATGTGATCCCTTAATTAAGGCTATTGGGACTGAACCCGATACAGATGTACTCTCAGAAATAATGAATTCTTTTGCAAAGTCCATTGAAGTAATGGGAGATGGGTGCCTTAACGATGAACACTTGGAAGAACTAGgggaaatactgaaaacaaaacttgaagggcattttaaaaaccaagaatTGAGACAGGttaaaagacaggaagaaaactaTGACCAACAGGTTGAAATGTCTCTGCAAGATGAGGATGAATGTGATGTTTATATTCTGACCAAAGTATCAGATATTTTGCACTCATTATTTAGTACTTATAAGGAAAAGATTTTACCGTGGTTTGAACAACTGCTTCCATTAATTGTAAATCTAATTTGTTCGAGTAGGCCATGGCCAGACAGACAGTGGGGATTGTGCATTTTTGATGATATTATAGAGCACTGCAGTCCAACCTCATTTAAATATGTAGAATATTTTAGGTGGCCAATGCTACTAAATATGCGAGACAATAACCCTGAAGTCAGGCAAGCTGCTGCTTATGGCCTGGGTGTTATGGCACAGTTTGGTGGAGATGATTATCGTTCTTTATGTTCAGAAGCTGTTCCACTGCTGGTAAAAGTTATTAAGTGTGCAaattccaaaaccaaaaaaaatgtcATTGCTACAGAGAACTGTATCTCAGCAGTAGGGAAGATTTTGAGGTTTAAGCCTAACTGTGTAAATGTAGATGAAGTTCTTCCACACTGGTTATCATGGCTTCCACTGCATGAGGATAAAGAGGAAGCTATTCAGACTTTGAGTTTTCTCTGTGACTTAATTGAAAGTAACCATCCAGTTGTACTTGGTCCAAATAATTCCAATCTTCCCAAAATAATCAGTATAATTGCAGAAGGAAAAATCAACGAGACTATTAACTATGAAGATCCCTGTGCCAAACGCCTAGCTAATGTTGTGCGTCAGGTACAGACTTCTGAAGAATTATGGTTGGAATGCATATCCCAACTTGATGATGTGCAGCAGGAAGCTTTACAGGAGTTGCTAAATTTTGCTTGA
- the RANBP6 gene encoding ran-binding protein 6 isoform X2, which yields MKISQDPHPRVRAAACSTLGQMATDFAPNFQKKFHETVIAALLRTMENQGNQRVQSHAASALIIFIEDCPKALLVLYLDNMVRNLHSILVIKLQELIRNGTKLALEQLVTTIASVADTIEEKFVPYYDIFMPSLKHIVELAVQKELKLLKGKTIECISHVGLAVGKEKFMQDASNVMQLLLKTQSDLSNMEDDDPQTSYMVSAWARMCKILGNDFQQYLPLVIEPLIKTASAKPDVALLDTQDVENMSDDDGWQFVNLGDQQSFGIKTSGLEAKATACQMLVYYAKELREGFVEYTEQVVKLMVPLLKFYFHDNVRVAAAESMPYLLECARIHGPEYLAQIWQFICDPLIKAIGTEPDTDVLSEIMNSFAKSIEVMGDGCLNDEHLEELGEILKTKLEGHFKNQELRQVKRQEENYDQQVEMSLQDEDECDVYILTKVSDILHSLFSTYKEKILPWFEQLLPLIVNLICSSRPWPDRQWGLCIFDDIIEHCSPTSFKYVEYFRWPMLLNMRDNNPEVRQAAAYGLGVMAQFGGDDYRSLCSEAVPLLVKVIKCANSKTKKNVIATENCISAVGKILRFKPNCVNVDEVLPHWLSWLPLHEDKEEAIQTLSFLCDLIESNHPVVLGPNNSNLPKIISIIAEGKINETINYEDPCAKRLANVVRQVQTSEELWLECISQLDDVQQEALQELLNFA from the exons ATGAAAATATCCCAG gaTCCTCACCCAAGAGTGAGGGCTGCAGCCTGTTCTACGCTTGGACAGATGGCTACAGATTTTGCACCTAACTTCCAAAAGAAATTCCATGAAACAGTGATTGCAGCTCTGTTGCGTACCATGGAAAATCAAGGTAATCAGCGTGTGCAATCACATGCGGCTTCTgcacttattatttttattgaagactGCCCCAAAGCATTGCTTGTTCTATATTTGGATAATATGGTGAGAAATCTACATTCTATCTTGGTGATTAAACTTCAAGAGTTGATTCGGAATGGAACTAAACTGGCCTTGGAACAGCTTGTGACGACCATTGCCTCAGTTGCAGatacaatagaagaaaaatttgttCCGTATTATGATATATTTATGCCATCACTAAAGCATATTGTTGAGCTTGCTGTTCAAAAGGAACTTAAGCTTCTGAAAGGAAAAACTATTGAATGCATTAGCCATGTTGGTCTTGCTGTTGGGAAGGAAAAATTTATGCAAGATGCATCAAATGTGATGCAGCTATTATTAAAGACACAATCTGACTTAAGTAATATGGAAGATGATGACCCTCAGACATCTTACATGGTTTCAGCATGGGCTAGAATGTGTAAAATTCTTGGAAATGATTTTCAGCAGTACCTTCCTCTAGTTATTGAGCCTCTTATTAAGACTGCTTCAGCTAAACCTGATGTTGCTCTCTTAGACACACAAGATGTGGAAAATATGAGTGATGATGATGGATGGCAATTTGTAAATCTTGGAGACCAACAAAGTTTTGGAATTAAAACCTCAGGACTCGAAGCAAAAGCAACTGCTTGCCAGATGTTGGTTTACTATGCTAAGGAGTTAAGGGAAGGATTTGTGGAATATACAGAACAAGTTGTAAAGCTTATGGTTCctttattgaaattttatttccatgacaATGTTCGAGTGGCAGCAGCAGAGTCTATGCCTTATCTCCTGGAATGTGCAAGAATTCATGGCCCAGAGTATCTTGCCCAGATATGGCAATTCATATGTGATCCCTTAATTAAGGCTATTGGGACTGAACCCGATACAGATGTACTCTCAGAAATAATGAATTCTTTTGCAAAGTCCATTGAAGTAATGGGAGATGGGTGCCTTAACGATGAACACTTGGAAGAACTAGgggaaatactgaaaacaaaacttgaagggcattttaaaaaccaagaatTGAGACAGGttaaaagacaggaagaaaactaTGACCAACAGGTTGAAATGTCTCTGCAAGATGAGGATGAATGTGATGTTTATATTCTGACCAAAGTATCAGATATTTTGCACTCATTATTTAGTACTTATAAGGAAAAGATTTTACCGTGGTTTGAACAACTGCTTCCATTAATTGTAAATCTAATTTGTTCGAGTAGGCCATGGCCAGACAGACAGTGGGGATTGTGCATTTTTGATGATATTATAGAGCACTGCAGTCCAACCTCATTTAAATATGTAGAATATTTTAGGTGGCCAATGCTACTAAATATGCGAGACAATAACCCTGAAGTCAGGCAAGCTGCTGCTTATGGCCTGGGTGTTATGGCACAGTTTGGTGGAGATGATTATCGTTCTTTATGTTCAGAAGCTGTTCCACTGCTGGTAAAAGTTATTAAGTGTGCAaattccaaaaccaaaaaaaatgtcATTGCTACAGAGAACTGTATCTCAGCAGTAGGGAAGATTTTGAGGTTTAAGCCTAACTGTGTAAATGTAGATGAAGTTCTTCCACACTGGTTATCATGGCTTCCACTGCATGAGGATAAAGAGGAAGCTATTCAGACTTTGAGTTTTCTCTGTGACTTAATTGAAAGTAACCATCCAGTTGTACTTGGTCCAAATAATTCCAATCTTCCCAAAATAATCAGTATAATTGCAGAAGGAAAAATCAACGAGACTATTAACTATGAAGATCCCTGTGCCAAACGCCTAGCTAATGTTGTGCGTCAGGTACAGACTTCTGAAGAATTATGGTTGGAATGCATATCCCAACTTGATGATGTGCAGCAGGAAGCTTTACAGGAGTTGCTAAATTTTGCTTGA